One genomic segment of Burkholderia multivorans ATCC BAA-247 includes these proteins:
- a CDS encoding sulfurtransferase, with protein MPHTHYTTLISAANLAERLAAAPGSVALFDCRFDLVDPDAGEAAYAAGHIAGAQYLHLDRDLSGRKTGTNGRHPLPTRDALATLLASRGLKQGQQVVAYDAQGGAYAARLWWLLRWLGHDSVAVLDGGLQAWQAAGQPLTTDVPKPAPGDFRAAAPLESTVDAATVLANLSTPTRVVIDARAPDRYRGENETIDRVGGHIPGARNRFFKDNLTADGRFKTGHELRETFTALLAGTEPNRVILQCGSGVTACHNALAMEVAGLHGASLYPGSWSEWSADPSRPIATGATP; from the coding sequence ATGCCTCACACTCACTACACCACACTGATTTCCGCGGCCAATCTTGCCGAACGGCTCGCTGCCGCGCCCGGCAGCGTCGCGCTGTTCGACTGCCGCTTCGATCTCGTCGATCCCGATGCGGGCGAAGCCGCGTACGCCGCCGGCCATATCGCCGGCGCGCAATACCTGCATCTCGACCGCGACCTGTCCGGCCGCAAGACCGGCACGAACGGCCGCCATCCGCTGCCGACGCGCGACGCGCTGGCCACGCTGCTCGCGAGCCGCGGGCTGAAACAGGGGCAGCAGGTCGTCGCGTACGACGCGCAAGGCGGCGCCTATGCCGCGCGGCTCTGGTGGCTGCTGCGCTGGCTCGGGCACGATTCGGTCGCCGTGCTCGACGGCGGGCTGCAGGCCTGGCAGGCGGCCGGCCAGCCGCTGACGACGGACGTCCCCAAGCCGGCTCCCGGCGATTTCCGCGCGGCGGCGCCGCTCGAATCGACCGTCGATGCGGCGACGGTACTCGCGAACCTGAGTACGCCGACGCGCGTCGTGATCGACGCACGCGCGCCCGACCGGTATCGCGGAGAAAACGAAACGATCGATCGCGTCGGCGGCCATATCCCGGGCGCGCGCAACCGGTTCTTCAAGGACAACCTGACGGCCGACGGCCGCTTCAAGACCGGCCACGAGCTGCGCGAGACGTTCACCGCGCTGCTCGCCGGCACCGAGCCGAACCGCGTGATCCTGCAGTGCGGCTCCGGCGTGACCGCCTGCCACAACGCGCTCGCGATGGAAGTGGCCGGCCTGCATGGCGCGTCGCTGTATCCGGGCTCGTGGAGCGAATGGAGCGCCGATCCGTCGCGGCCGATCGCGACCGGCGCGACACCGTGA
- a CDS encoding aromatic ring-hydroxylating oxygenase subunit alpha, with amino-acid sequence MSNLSDALQLKSAHSQLPVTAYFDEALLAREIETLFKKGPRYVGHELMVPEAGDYFALPSEKEGRVLVRNQANEIELLSNVCRHRQAIMLNGRGHTQNIVCPLHRWTYDLEGQLLGAPHFPDKPCLNLGKTPLQNWQGLLFEAEGRNVARDLANLGTKHHFDFSEYQFDHVEVHECDYNWKTFIEVYLEDYHVVPFHPGLGNFVSCDDLKWEFGDWYSVQTVGVHNALAKPGSATYRKWHEQVLKFRDGVPPEFGAIWMVYYPGLMIEWYPHVLVVSWLIPRGPQKTTNIVEFYYPEEIALFEREFVEAERAAYMETAVEDDEIAMRMDAGRRALMERGESQVGPYQSPMEDGMQHFHEFLRRQLGDL; translated from the coding sequence ATGTCCAATCTGAGCGATGCGCTTCAGTTGAAGTCGGCTCACAGCCAGCTTCCAGTCACTGCATACTTCGATGAGGCGCTGCTTGCGCGCGAGATCGAAACCCTCTTCAAGAAAGGACCGCGTTACGTCGGGCACGAACTGATGGTGCCCGAGGCGGGCGACTATTTTGCGCTGCCGTCCGAGAAGGAAGGCCGCGTGCTCGTGCGCAATCAGGCGAACGAAATCGAGCTGCTGTCGAACGTCTGCCGCCACCGGCAGGCGATCATGCTGAACGGCCGCGGCCATACGCAGAACATCGTGTGCCCGCTGCACCGCTGGACGTACGATCTGGAAGGCCAGCTGCTGGGCGCGCCGCACTTCCCCGACAAGCCGTGCCTGAACCTCGGCAAGACGCCGCTGCAGAACTGGCAGGGGCTGCTGTTCGAGGCCGAAGGCCGCAACGTCGCGCGCGATCTGGCGAACCTCGGCACGAAGCATCACTTCGATTTTTCCGAGTACCAGTTCGATCACGTCGAAGTGCACGAGTGCGATTACAACTGGAAGACGTTCATCGAGGTGTACCTCGAGGATTACCACGTCGTCCCGTTCCACCCGGGCCTCGGCAATTTCGTGTCGTGCGACGATCTGAAATGGGAGTTCGGCGACTGGTACAGCGTGCAGACGGTCGGCGTGCACAACGCGCTGGCGAAGCCCGGCAGCGCGACGTACCGCAAGTGGCACGAACAGGTGCTGAAGTTCCGCGACGGCGTGCCGCCGGAGTTCGGCGCGATCTGGATGGTTTACTATCCGGGCCTGATGATCGAGTGGTATCCGCACGTGCTCGTCGTGTCGTGGCTGATTCCGCGCGGCCCGCAAAAGACGACCAACATCGTCGAGTTCTACTACCCCGAGGAAATCGCGCTGTTCGAACGCGAGTTCGTCGAGGCCGAACGCGCGGCGTACATGGAAACGGCGGTCGAGGACGACGAAATCGCGATGCGGATGGACGCCGGCCGCCGCGCGCTGATGGAGCGCGGCGAGTCGCAGGTCGGCCCGTACCAGAGCCCGATGGAAGACGGCATGCAGCACTTCCACGAGTTCCTGCGCCGCCAGCTCGGCGATCTGTAA
- a CDS encoding exodeoxyribonuclease VII small subunit produces MAKTASPGATPPGNGAEPLPDNYETALAELETLVARMEGGALSLEDSLAAYRRGAALVAFCQQQLEKVEQQVRVLDGATLKPAAATDGEDDDL; encoded by the coding sequence ATGGCGAAAACCGCATCCCCAGGCGCGACGCCGCCCGGCAACGGCGCCGAACCGTTGCCGGACAATTACGAGACAGCGCTTGCGGAGCTCGAGACGCTGGTTGCGCGGATGGAAGGCGGCGCGCTGAGCCTCGAGGATTCGCTGGCGGCGTATCGCCGCGGCGCAGCCCTTGTTGCGTTTTGCCAACAGCAGCTCGAGAAAGTGGAGCAGCAGGTTCGCGTGCTCGACGGCGCGACGCTGAAGCCGGCGGCCGCCACGGACGGCGAAGACGACGATCTATGA
- a CDS encoding polyprenyl synthetase family protein, translating into MTFEQWMRSVLDRVEDALGHYLPADTVVPARLHEAMRYAVLGGGKRVRPLLCHAAGELTGATEAARNAAAAALEMIHVYSLVHDDMPCMDDDALRRGKPTVHVQYDEPTALLVGDALQSQAFVALTDAAALSPVQQAALVRELALASGSLGMAGGQAIDLASVGIKLTREQLETMHRMKTGALLRAAVRMGALAGETPSADTMAALDVYAGAVGLAFQVVDDILDVTTDSATLGKTAGKDAANDKPTYVSILGLDASRELAAQLRAEAHDALKPFGARAQRLAELADLVVNRVS; encoded by the coding sequence ATGACATTCGAACAATGGATGCGGTCCGTGCTAGACCGCGTCGAGGACGCACTCGGCCACTATCTGCCGGCTGACACCGTGGTGCCCGCACGACTCCACGAAGCGATGCGCTATGCGGTCCTCGGCGGCGGCAAGCGCGTTCGCCCGCTGCTGTGCCATGCGGCAGGCGAACTGACCGGTGCGACGGAGGCGGCGCGCAATGCGGCGGCGGCGGCGCTGGAGATGATCCACGTCTACTCGCTCGTGCACGACGACATGCCGTGCATGGACGACGACGCGCTGCGTCGCGGCAAGCCGACCGTGCACGTGCAGTACGACGAGCCGACTGCCCTGCTGGTCGGCGACGCGCTGCAGTCGCAGGCGTTCGTCGCGCTGACCGACGCGGCTGCCCTGTCGCCGGTGCAGCAGGCGGCGCTCGTGCGCGAGCTCGCGCTCGCGAGCGGCTCGCTCGGGATGGCGGGCGGCCAGGCGATCGATCTCGCGAGCGTCGGCATCAAGCTGACGCGCGAGCAGCTCGAAACGATGCACCGGATGAAGACGGGCGCGCTGCTGCGCGCGGCGGTGCGGATGGGCGCGCTGGCCGGCGAGACGCCGTCGGCCGACACGATGGCTGCACTCGACGTCTATGCGGGGGCCGTGGGTCTGGCCTTCCAGGTCGTCGACGACATTCTCGACGTCACGACCGATTCGGCGACGCTCGGCAAGACGGCCGGCAAGGACGCGGCGAACGACAAGCCGACCTACGTATCGATCCTCGGCCTCGATGCGTCGCGCGAACTCGCCGCGCAGTTGCGCGCCGAAGCGCACGATGCGCTGAAACCGTTCGGCGCACGCGCGCAGCGTCTCGCCGAACTTGCCGACCTGGTAGTGAACCGGGTCAGCTGA
- the dxs gene encoding 1-deoxy-D-xylulose-5-phosphate synthase, whose translation MYDLLKTIDDPADLRRLDRRQLQPLADELRAFVLDSVSKTGGHLSSNLGTVELTIALHYVFNTPNDRIVWDVGHQTYPHKILTGRRDEMPTLRQLGGISGFPRRSESEYDTFGTAHSSTSISAALGMAIGSQLNGDDRFSIAVIGDGAMTAGMAFEAMNNAGVSEDAKLLVILNDNDMSISPPVGALNRHLARLMSGRFYAAARAGVERVLSVAPPVLELARKLEEHAKGMVVPATLFEEFGFNYIGPIDGHDLDSLIPTLQNIRELRGPQFLHVVTKKGQGYKLAEADPVLYHGPGKFNPAEGIKPSATPAKKTYTQVFGEWLCDEAERDSRVVGITPAMREGSGMVEFEKRFKDRYYDVGIAEQHAVTFAGGLATEGLKPVVAIYSTFLQRAYDQLIHDVALQNLPVVFAIDRAGLVGADGATHAGAYDLAFMRCIPNMTIMAASDENECRQMLHTALQQPNPTAVRYPRGAGTGVATVKEFTELPIGKGEVRRRTSQPEGKRIAILAFGTMVAPSLAAAEELDATVANMRFVKPLDAALVRELAETHDFLVTAEEGCVMGGAGSACVEALMESGVIRPVLQLGLPDQFIDHGDPAKLLSLCGLDGAGIAKSIRERFLNPATGVAGQAKRVA comes from the coding sequence ATGTACGACTTGCTGAAAACCATCGACGACCCGGCGGACCTGCGCCGCCTCGATCGTCGCCAACTGCAACCGCTCGCGGATGAACTGCGTGCGTTCGTGCTCGACAGCGTGTCGAAGACGGGCGGCCATTTGTCGTCCAACCTCGGGACGGTCGAGCTGACGATCGCGCTGCACTACGTGTTCAACACGCCGAACGATCGCATCGTCTGGGACGTGGGGCACCAGACCTACCCGCACAAGATCCTGACCGGCCGCCGCGACGAAATGCCGACGCTGCGCCAGCTCGGCGGCATCTCGGGCTTCCCGCGCCGCTCCGAATCCGAATACGACACCTTCGGCACCGCGCATTCGAGCACGTCGATCTCGGCCGCGCTCGGCATGGCGATCGGCAGCCAGCTGAACGGCGACGACCGTTTCTCGATCGCCGTGATCGGCGACGGCGCGATGACGGCCGGCATGGCGTTCGAGGCGATGAACAACGCCGGCGTGTCCGAGGACGCGAAACTGCTCGTGATCCTGAACGACAACGACATGTCGATTTCGCCGCCGGTCGGCGCGCTGAACCGCCATCTCGCGCGTCTGATGTCGGGTCGCTTCTACGCGGCCGCGCGTGCGGGCGTCGAGCGCGTGCTGAGCGTCGCGCCGCCCGTGCTCGAACTCGCGCGCAAGCTCGAGGAGCATGCGAAGGGCATGGTCGTGCCGGCCACGCTGTTCGAGGAATTCGGCTTCAACTACATCGGCCCGATCGACGGTCACGATCTCGATTCGCTGATCCCCACGCTGCAGAACATCCGCGAGCTGCGCGGCCCGCAGTTCCTGCACGTCGTCACGAAGAAAGGGCAGGGCTACAAGCTCGCCGAAGCCGATCCGGTGCTCTATCACGGCCCCGGCAAGTTCAATCCGGCCGAAGGCATCAAACCGTCCGCGACGCCCGCGAAGAAGACGTACACGCAGGTGTTCGGCGAGTGGCTGTGCGACGAGGCCGAGCGCGATTCGCGCGTCGTCGGCATCACGCCCGCGATGCGCGAAGGCTCCGGCATGGTCGAGTTCGAGAAGCGCTTCAAAGATCGCTACTACGACGTCGGCATCGCCGAACAGCACGCGGTGACGTTCGCCGGCGGCCTCGCGACCGAAGGGCTGAAGCCGGTCGTCGCGATCTATTCGACGTTCCTGCAGCGCGCGTACGACCAGCTGATCCACGACGTCGCGCTGCAGAACCTGCCGGTCGTGTTCGCGATCGACCGCGCGGGCCTCGTCGGCGCCGACGGTGCGACGCATGCGGGCGCGTACGATCTCGCGTTCATGCGCTGCATTCCGAACATGACGATCATGGCGGCATCCGACGAGAACGAATGCCGTCAGATGTTGCACACCGCGCTGCAGCAGCCGAACCCGACCGCGGTCCGTTATCCGCGCGGCGCGGGCACCGGCGTCGCGACGGTGAAGGAATTCACCGAGCTGCCGATCGGCAAGGGCGAGGTGCGCCGCCGCACGTCGCAGCCGGAAGGCAAGCGCATCGCGATCCTCGCGTTCGGTACGATGGTCGCGCCGTCGCTCGCGGCGGCCGAAGAGCTCGATGCAACCGTCGCGAACATGCGTTTCGTGAAGCCGCTCGACGCGGCGCTCGTGCGCGAGCTCGCGGAGACGCACGACTTCCTCGTCACCGCCGAAGAAGGCTGTGTGATGGGCGGGGCAGGCTCGGCCTGCGTCGAAGCCCTGATGGAGAGTGGGGTTATCCGACCCGTACTACAATTGGGCCTCCCTGACCAGTTCATCGATCACGGCGACCCCGCGAAGCTGCTGTCGCTCTGCGGCCTCGACGGCGCGGGTATCGCGAAATCGATTCGCGAACGCTTCCTGAACCCGGCAACCGGCGTTGCCGGTCAGGCAAAGCGCGTCGCCTGA
- the folE2 gene encoding GTP cyclohydrolase FolE2, translating to MNQMNPAFVMPDVQSTVDTRQIPIQRVGVKAVRHPLTVLTESGDVQPTVGVWNLDVRLPAEQKGTHMSRFVALLEENRAPLTIERFRAMIASMLEKLEAEAGRIEVTFPYFVNKTAPVSGVQSLLDYEVTLAGESRNGETRLFLKVLVPVTSLCPCSKKISQYGAHNQRSHVTIDAELAADVPVEALIRIAEEEASCELWGLLKRPDEKFVTERAYENPKFVEDLVRDVAARLDADARIVAYVLEAENFESIHNHSAYALIERDKRHAA from the coding sequence ATGAACCAGATGAATCCCGCCTTCGTGATGCCCGACGTGCAGAGCACGGTGGATACCCGTCAGATTCCGATTCAGCGCGTGGGCGTGAAGGCGGTCCGGCATCCGTTGACGGTGCTCACCGAAAGCGGCGACGTGCAGCCGACGGTCGGCGTCTGGAATCTCGACGTTCGTTTGCCGGCCGAGCAGAAGGGCACGCACATGTCGCGGTTCGTCGCGCTGCTCGAGGAGAACCGCGCGCCGCTGACGATCGAGCGCTTCCGCGCGATGATCGCGTCGATGCTCGAGAAGCTCGAGGCGGAAGCCGGCCGCATCGAAGTGACGTTCCCGTACTTCGTCAACAAGACCGCGCCGGTGTCGGGCGTGCAGAGTCTGCTGGACTACGAAGTGACGCTCGCAGGCGAAAGCCGCAACGGCGAGACCCGTCTGTTCCTGAAGGTGCTCGTGCCCGTGACGAGCCTGTGCCCGTGCTCGAAGAAGATCTCGCAGTACGGTGCGCACAACCAGCGCTCGCACGTGACGATCGACGCCGAACTCGCGGCCGACGTGCCGGTCGAGGCGCTGATCCGCATCGCGGAAGAAGAGGCGTCGTGCGAGCTGTGGGGGCTGCTGAAGCGGCCGGACGAGAAGTTCGTCACCGAGCGTGCGTACGAGAATCCGAAGTTCGTCGAGGACCTCGTGCGCGACGTCGCGGCGCGTCTCGATGCGGACGCACGCATCGTCGCGTATGTGCTCGAAGCGGAGAACTTCGAGTCGATTCACAATCACAGCGCGTATGCGCTGATCGAGCGCGACAAGCGGCACGCCGCGTAA
- the tsaD gene encoding tRNA (adenosine(37)-N6)-threonylcarbamoyltransferase complex transferase subunit TsaD, translating to MLVLGIESSCDETGLALYDTQRGLLAHALHSQIAMHRDYGGVVPELASRDHIRRALPLLEEVIAKSGTRREDIDAIAFTQGPGLAGALLVGASIANALALAWNKPTVGIHHLEGHLLSPLLVAEPPPFPFVALLVSGGHTQLMRVTDVGVYETLGETLDDAAGEAFDKTAKLIGLGYPGGPEVSKLAETGTPGAVVLPRPMLHSGDLDFSFSGLKTAVLTQMKKFEAAQLSGDALARAKADLARGFVDAAVDVLVAKSLAALKKTNLKRLVVAGGVGANRQLRAALSAAAAKRGFDVHYPDLALCTDNGAMIALAGALRLARWPDQANVDYAFTVKPRWDLASLAR from the coding sequence ATGCTCGTTCTCGGCATCGAAAGCTCCTGCGACGAAACCGGTCTCGCGCTCTACGACACGCAGCGCGGCCTGCTCGCGCACGCGCTTCATTCGCAGATCGCGATGCACCGCGACTATGGCGGCGTCGTGCCCGAGCTCGCCTCGCGCGATCACATCCGGCGCGCGCTGCCGCTGCTCGAGGAAGTGATCGCGAAAAGCGGCACGCGCCGTGAAGACATCGACGCGATCGCGTTCACGCAAGGCCCGGGGCTCGCCGGCGCGCTGCTGGTCGGCGCGAGCATCGCGAACGCGCTCGCCCTCGCATGGAACAAGCCGACGGTCGGCATCCACCATCTCGAAGGCCATCTGTTGTCGCCGCTGCTCGTCGCCGAGCCGCCGCCGTTCCCGTTCGTCGCGCTGCTCGTGTCGGGCGGACATACGCAACTGATGCGCGTGACCGACGTCGGCGTGTACGAGACGCTCGGCGAAACGCTCGACGACGCGGCCGGCGAAGCATTCGACAAGACGGCGAAACTGATCGGCCTCGGCTATCCGGGCGGCCCGGAAGTATCGAAGCTCGCGGAAACCGGCACGCCGGGCGCCGTCGTGCTGCCGCGCCCGATGCTGCATTCGGGCGATCTTGATTTCAGCTTCAGCGGCTTGAAAACGGCCGTGCTCACGCAGATGAAGAAGTTCGAAGCGGCGCAGCTGTCGGGCGACGCGCTGGCGCGCGCGAAGGCCGATCTCGCACGCGGCTTCGTCGATGCGGCCGTCGACGTGCTCGTCGCCAAATCGCTCGCCGCGCTGAAAAAGACCAATCTGAAGCGGCTTGTCGTCGCGGGCGGCGTGGGCGCGAACCGTCAGTTGCGCGCCGCGTTGTCGGCTGCGGCCGCGAAGCGCGGTTTCGACGTGCACTATCCCGATCTCGCGCTGTGCACCGACAACGGCGCGATGATCGCGCTGGCAGGCGCGCTGCGGCTCGCGCGCTGGCCCGACCAGGCCAACGTCGACTATGCATTCACGGTGAAGCCGCGCTGGGATCTCGCGTCGCTCGCACGCTGA
- a CDS encoding NAD(P)/FAD-dependent oxidoreductase, protein METYDIAVIGAGAAGMMSAAVAGQLGRRVVLIDHAPRLAEKIRISGGGRCNFTNLHAGPDNYLSANPHFARSALARYTPRDFLALLKQHRVTWHEKHKGQLFCDHGSDAIIDMLKHECDAGGIAWRRAVVVDAVRHAADDGFTLDTQQAGAIRARALIVATGGLSIPKIGATDFGYRLAKQFGHKLVDTRPALVPLTFAQQDWAPFAALSGVSLEVRVSTGDKKRGGEFVEDLLLTHRGLSGPGILQISSYWHPGEPIRIDLVPQRDAVAELLEAKRTSKRQIGSLLADWVPSRLAHVWLDTHRVAADARLADLPDKVLRQIGDALAGWTLTPNGTEGYKKAEVTKGGVDTRELSSATMMSARVPGLFFVGEAVDVTGWLGGYNFQWAWASGQAAGKAAAEFARGA, encoded by the coding sequence ATGGAAACTTACGACATCGCCGTGATCGGCGCGGGCGCGGCCGGCATGATGAGCGCCGCGGTGGCCGGGCAACTCGGTCGCCGCGTGGTGCTGATCGACCACGCGCCGCGGCTCGCCGAGAAAATCCGCATCTCGGGCGGCGGCCGCTGCAACTTCACGAATCTCCATGCGGGCCCGGACAACTATCTGTCGGCCAATCCGCACTTCGCGCGCTCGGCGCTTGCACGCTACACGCCGCGCGACTTCCTCGCGCTGCTCAAGCAGCATCGCGTGACGTGGCACGAGAAGCACAAGGGCCAGCTGTTCTGCGATCACGGCAGCGACGCGATCATCGACATGCTCAAGCACGAATGCGACGCAGGCGGCATCGCATGGCGCCGGGCGGTCGTCGTCGACGCCGTGCGTCACGCCGCGGACGACGGCTTCACGCTCGACACGCAGCAGGCGGGCGCGATCCGTGCGCGCGCGCTGATCGTCGCGACCGGCGGCCTGTCGATCCCGAAGATCGGCGCGACCGACTTCGGCTATCGGCTCGCGAAGCAGTTCGGCCACAAGCTCGTCGATACGCGGCCCGCGCTCGTGCCACTGACGTTCGCGCAGCAGGACTGGGCGCCGTTCGCGGCGCTGTCCGGCGTGTCGCTCGAGGTGCGCGTGTCGACCGGCGACAAGAAGCGCGGCGGCGAATTCGTCGAGGATCTGCTGCTGACGCATCGCGGGCTGTCGGGACCCGGCATCTTGCAGATTTCGAGCTACTGGCACCCCGGCGAGCCGATCCGGATCGACCTGGTGCCGCAGCGCGACGCCGTGGCCGAACTGCTCGAGGCGAAGCGCACGTCGAAGCGGCAGATCGGCTCGCTGCTCGCGGACTGGGTGCCGTCGCGGCTCGCGCACGTGTGGCTCGACACGCACCGCGTGGCCGCCGACGCGCGCCTCGCAGATCTGCCCGACAAGGTGCTGCGCCAGATCGGCGACGCGCTCGCCGGCTGGACGCTGACGCCGAACGGCACCGAAGGCTACAAGAAGGCCGAAGTGACGAAGGGCGGTGTCGATACGCGCGAGCTGTCGTCGGCGACGATGATGAGCGCACGCGTGCCGGGGCTGTTCTTCGTCGGCGAGGCGGTCGACGTGACGGGCTGGCTCGGCGGCTACAACTTCCAGTGGGCGTGGGCATCCGGGCAGGCCGCCGGCAAGGCCGCCGCGGAGTTCGCTCGCGGTGCTTGA
- the rpsU gene encoding 30S ribosomal protein S21, translated as MTIIRVKENEPFEVAMRRFKRTIEKNGLLTELRAREFYEKPTAERKRKKAAAVKRHYKRIRSQMLPKKLY; from the coding sequence ATGACGATCATTCGCGTTAAAGAAAACGAGCCGTTCGAAGTTGCCATGCGTCGCTTCAAGCGCACGATCGAGAAGAACGGTCTGCTGACCGAGCTTCGTGCGCGCGAGTTCTACGAGAAGCCGACGGCCGAGCGCAAGCGCAAGAAGGCTGCGGCGGTGAAGCGTCACTACAAGCGGATCCGCAGCCAGATGCTGCCGAAAAAGCTGTACTGA
- a CDS encoding GatB/YqeY domain-containing protein — protein MSLKEQISDDMKTAMRAKESERLATIRLLMAAIKQREVDDQVTLDDAGITAVIDKMIKQRKDSISQFQAAGRDDLVAKEQAELTVLSAYMPAQLSDAEVAAEVQAAVAQTGAAGPQDMGKVMGVLKGKLAGRADMTAVSAQVKAALSK, from the coding sequence ATGAGTTTGAAAGAGCAGATCAGCGATGACATGAAGACCGCGATGCGCGCGAAGGAAAGCGAGCGTCTCGCGACGATCCGCCTGCTGATGGCTGCCATCAAGCAGCGCGAAGTCGACGATCAGGTCACCCTCGACGACGCCGGCATCACGGCCGTGATCGACAAGATGATCAAGCAGCGCAAGGACTCGATCAGCCAGTTCCAGGCCGCCGGCCGCGACGACCTCGTCGCGAAGGAGCAGGCCGAGCTGACGGTGCTGAGCGCTTATATGCCCGCGCAACTGTCGGACGCCGAAGTGGCTGCCGAAGTGCAGGCGGCGGTCGCGCAGACGGGCGCAGCCGGCCCGCAGGACATGGGCAAGGTGATGGGCGTGCTGAAGGGCAAGCTCGCGGGTCGCGCCGACATGACGGCCGTGTCCGCGCAGGTCAAGGCCGCGCTGTCGAAGTAA